A portion of the Stigmatella aurantiaca DW4/3-1 genome contains these proteins:
- a CDS encoding DUF6310 domain-containing protein, which translates to MRARTCSAPLILLLLSACATMDPSPGELEDPSPQSPRFANLQRAAQYPWTDDGKCVVREASNEWPLLAERCFHALDRDRVRFRNVTKRCAVAYADAAAPAVVALCVFAAPEIVVGAVIVIGAVVVAAAIQEGIDAYQRNASRERAKPQAQTQPAQEPLANRTPKPKGSSTGDIFPPPPETTPRRPSCEPIPVRHAGGDVPHNECADKFPPNRYPGMDVFVGGERFDALQVGVRVLWEIKTHQFDTYNAFIRRRELAKEVAQLNKERDAAAACGYDLVVGVSTQAHKDALRGQLPTLNVVVTGCTR; encoded by the coding sequence ATGCGTGCGCGAACTTGCAGCGCCCCCCTGATCCTGCTCCTGCTCTCGGCCTGCGCCACGATGGATCCGAGCCCGGGAGAGCTGGAGGACCCGAGTCCCCAGAGTCCGAGATTCGCCAACCTTCAGCGGGCGGCGCAGTACCCGTGGACGGATGATGGGAAATGCGTGGTGCGGGAAGCCTCCAACGAGTGGCCGCTGCTTGCGGAGCGGTGCTTTCATGCTCTCGATCGCGACAGGGTCAGATTTCGGAATGTCACCAAAAGATGCGCTGTCGCCTACGCGGATGCAGCCGCTCCCGCAGTCGTGGCCCTCTGTGTTTTCGCGGCACCCGAGATCGTCGTCGGTGCAGTGATCGTTATTGGCGCGGTGGTGGTAGCAGCCGCCATCCAGGAGGGGATTGATGCTTATCAACGGAACGCATCCCGCGAGCGCGCGAAGCCCCAGGCTCAAACGCAGCCCGCTCAGGAACCTTTAGCGAACCGAACGCCAAAGCCAAAGGGGTCGAGCACCGGAGACATCTTCCCCCCACCGCCAGAAACCACGCCGCGCCGTCCGTCGTGCGAGCCCATCCCGGTGCGGCACGCGGGCGGAGATGTCCCGCATAACGAGTGCGCCGATAAGTTTCCGCCCAACCGTTATCCCGGCATGGACGTATTCGTGGGCGGTGAGCGCTTCGATGCGCTGCAAGTCGGCGTGCGCGTGCTGTGGGAGATCAAGACCCATCAATTTGACACGTACAATGCCTTTATCCGGAGGCGGGAGCTTGCGAAGGAGGTGGCGCAATTGAATAAGGAACGCGACGCCGCAGCGGCCTGTGGATACGACCTCGTCGTTGGGGTGAGCACGCAAGCGCACAAAGACGCGCTGCGCGGCCAGCTTCCCACGCTCAATGTCGTCGTCACGGGGTGCACACGATGA
- a CDS encoding DUF5953 family protein yields MIMPRVLTFIVYAPALVGKDGRTLAVIHGMEKALPGLRLAWRISEGGRPIALPHRDAWLIEEIKDGGFPLLCNGDESYPVTVNGWQISALFSPGGQPQINVHAELPLDEAVISAAPAILEAMAEGARAFWGHASRYSYGSEVGEQFRRSADGPERSPRGLPMLNLPEKLPAPEIPCFLGWVNYWSAAAAQAIGFPDPARDAELLTRARRTPSGGWVVKLTDAPLDYDNPAHLDALKRAYERFPKIGGRDSPR; encoded by the coding sequence ATGATCATGCCTAGAGTCCTCACCTTCATCGTCTACGCGCCCGCGCTCGTGGGCAAAGACGGCCGCACGCTCGCTGTCATCCATGGGATGGAAAAGGCACTTCCCGGCTTGCGCTTGGCATGGAGGATCTCCGAAGGCGGGCGCCCCATCGCATTGCCGCATCGCGACGCGTGGCTCATAGAAGAGATTAAGGACGGCGGATTTCCTCTTCTGTGCAACGGGGACGAGAGTTACCCCGTGACGGTGAACGGGTGGCAAATCTCGGCACTCTTCAGCCCGGGCGGTCAGCCGCAGATCAACGTTCATGCGGAGTTGCCGCTAGACGAGGCCGTTATCTCGGCAGCGCCGGCCATCCTTGAGGCCATGGCGGAGGGGGCGCGCGCGTTCTGGGGGCATGCGTCCCGGTATAGTTACGGCTCGGAAGTCGGGGAGCAGTTTCGCCGCTCCGCTGATGGACCGGAGCGCTCACCCCGTGGGCTTCCCATGCTCAATCTTCCAGAAAAACTCCCCGCGCCTGAGATTCCCTGTTTCCTCGGGTGGGTGAACTATTGGTCTGCTGCTGCTGCGCAGGCCATCGGGTTCCCGGATCCTGCTCGCGACGCCGAACTGCTCACGCGGGCGCGGCGCACGCCGTCGGGCGGATGGGTTGTGAAGCTCACGGATGCGCCGCTCGATTATGACAACCCCGCCCACCTGGACGCGCTCAAGCGGGCCTACGAGCGCTTCCCGAAGATCGGCGGGCGCGACTCTCCACGCTGA